In the Sulfitobacter pacificus genome, one interval contains:
- a CDS encoding efflux RND transporter permease subunit has protein sequence MHVLTGWFIRNPVAANLLMALILFLGVMTVLSIRIEGFPHIPPENIRITTTYNDAPAGQVDELVTRKIEQALEGLQGVHSVTAKSSNGVSTVAVRRAGGQDLQKLLDAVRLRIDAVTGLPANVPRPMIDAAGFDFPALYLNLHGGTDPTTLQTLAQRLKEELLSQPELSRLTVWGLIPREVRIEVNPDRLRQLNLTVADVVAAVQANSLNSQAGSLRTTGGNIFLRADDTARYAPDYAALPVITRSGGSTVPLGDIATIKDTFLEGDFLFRLNGDATVGMEVLVGQKENLLEISQVVNRVVTEFATQLPPDIQVTVWGDSSSYISDRLALLRSNGVQGLLLVTLILAIFLNVRLAFWVAMGIPISVMGALAAAGTKWVDYSLNDVTTFGLIIALGILVDDAVVVGESVFEERRKTNDPIQGTEEGVNKVAVATVFGVLTTIAAFFPMLLIDNPLGKVLAGFSGIVILALIFSLIESKFILPAHLAHISLDETPKYLLTRGWAQVQRVARTALGWVRDCLYLPTLGFSLRHRYAVLIVFCAAGLLGVGLIAKGKIAVAFFPDVPGQIVTVNLEMDARAPFSLTRDNVQWIEELGNGLNADLQAQNGLDEPPIRTMFVLISNAQSAQIFAELSPVAARPTVGVQDIVAQWRDRTGQLEGATKLHFSGSEEVGGGFQVRVLSRDADQLAGASEMLRAFLTGIEGLTNIRSTLAGGQPELRLRIRPEARSLGFSAETLATQIGNAYGGAEVQRVRRGNTELRVRVQNTDAARDTIDDLLRTQLRSDTGAWVPLLTVAEVSGSYVSGAINRLNGQTVNTVSATIDRTLAVPAEVWQAVQEQLVPQLALEFPSVKVSPGGELAEMGEISGGLKRALMLSAVLIYVLMAVPLKSYVQPFIILAIVPFSFVGAAIGHLIMGLSLSLFSFFGMLALTGVVVNDSLVLITRYNQNREIGMAVNAALHDAGKGRFQAIFLTTATTVIGLLPLLSETSEQAQYLIPAAASLAYGEIFGTALMLILVPVLVAIVEDARAVFWPAHRVNFARQQSEPHQC, from the coding sequence ATGCATGTTTTGACCGGATGGTTCATCCGCAATCCCGTTGCCGCCAATCTGTTGATGGCGCTGATCCTGTTTCTGGGCGTGATGACAGTGCTCTCGATCAGAATTGAAGGTTTTCCCCATATTCCGCCTGAAAACATTCGGATCACGACCACATACAATGACGCACCTGCAGGGCAGGTGGACGAATTGGTCACCCGCAAGATCGAGCAGGCCCTTGAGGGGTTGCAAGGGGTTCACAGTGTCACAGCCAAGTCTAGCAATGGGGTTTCCACCGTAGCGGTACGCCGTGCGGGCGGGCAGGATCTGCAAAAGCTACTCGATGCCGTACGGCTCCGCATCGACGCTGTGACGGGTCTGCCTGCAAATGTGCCCCGCCCTATGATTGACGCCGCCGGGTTCGACTTTCCAGCGCTATATCTGAACCTGCATGGCGGCACTGATCCAACAACACTTCAGACTCTCGCGCAAAGACTAAAGGAAGAGCTGTTGTCGCAGCCGGAGTTGTCGCGTCTCACCGTTTGGGGGCTGATCCCGCGTGAAGTGCGCATTGAAGTAAACCCGGACCGCCTGCGCCAGCTGAACTTGACCGTGGCTGATGTGGTCGCTGCGGTTCAGGCAAATTCCTTGAACTCTCAGGCTGGAAGCCTACGCACAACGGGGGGTAATATCTTTCTGCGCGCCGATGATACCGCGCGCTATGCACCCGATTATGCCGCACTGCCGGTGATCACGCGTTCTGGCGGTTCGACTGTACCACTGGGCGATATCGCCACCATTAAGGACACATTTCTGGAGGGCGATTTCCTGTTTCGCTTGAACGGCGATGCAACCGTCGGGATGGAAGTGTTGGTTGGGCAAAAGGAAAACCTGCTGGAAATCTCGCAAGTGGTAAACCGCGTTGTCACCGAGTTTGCCACGCAATTGCCACCCGACATTCAGGTAACGGTCTGGGGCGACAGTTCCAGCTATATCTCGGATCGCTTGGCGCTGCTCCGCTCGAATGGGGTGCAGGGATTGCTGCTGGTCACGCTGATTCTCGCCATCTTTCTCAATGTACGCCTCGCCTTTTGGGTGGCGATGGGGATTCCTATTTCTGTCATGGGCGCGCTCGCGGCGGCGGGCACCAAATGGGTCGACTATTCATTGAACGACGTAACCACGTTCGGGCTGATCATCGCGCTTGGCATTCTTGTGGACGATGCGGTCGTGGTCGGAGAGAGCGTTTTTGAGGAACGCCGCAAAACGAACGACCCTATACAAGGCACCGAAGAAGGCGTGAACAAAGTCGCTGTTGCCACAGTGTTTGGCGTGCTTACAACCATCGCCGCATTCTTTCCGATGCTGCTGATCGACAACCCGCTGGGCAAGGTGCTGGCGGGGTTTTCAGGGATTGTCATTCTCGCACTGATCTTCTCACTTATCGAAAGCAAATTCATCCTGCCGGCGCATCTCGCGCATATATCGCTGGACGAAACTCCGAAGTATCTGCTGACCCGTGGCTGGGCACAGGTGCAGCGCGTGGCACGCACTGCTTTGGGATGGGTGCGCGACTGCCTATATTTGCCAACACTCGGTTTTTCACTGCGGCACCGCTATGCGGTTCTGATCGTGTTCTGTGCAGCCGGACTTTTGGGTGTGGGCCTGATCGCCAAAGGCAAGATTGCGGTTGCCTTTTTCCCCGATGTGCCGGGGCAGATCGTCACTGTGAATTTGGAGATGGACGCCCGTGCGCCGTTTTCACTGACACGCGACAACGTGCAATGGATCGAGGAATTGGGTAATGGCCTGAACGCTGACTTGCAGGCACAGAACGGGCTGGACGAGCCGCCAATCCGCACCATGTTCGTCCTCATCTCAAACGCCCAGAGCGCGCAGATATTTGCAGAGCTGTCACCAGTTGCCGCGCGCCCAACGGTCGGCGTTCAGGATATTGTGGCACAGTGGCGCGACAGAACCGGCCAGCTTGAAGGCGCGACCAAGTTACATTTCTCAGGATCGGAAGAAGTTGGTGGCGGCTTTCAGGTGCGGGTACTCTCGCGTGACGCGGATCAGCTTGCCGGTGCCAGCGAGATGTTGCGCGCCTTTCTGACGGGCATCGAGGGACTTACAAACATCCGCAGCACTTTAGCGGGCGGGCAGCCGGAGTTACGCCTGCGCATCCGACCCGAAGCGCGCAGTCTGGGCTTTAGCGCTGAAACGCTGGCCACCCAGATCGGCAATGCTTACGGCGGTGCCGAAGTGCAGCGCGTGCGCCGTGGGAATACCGAACTACGTGTGCGGGTCCAGAATACCGATGCGGCGCGTGATACCATCGACGACCTATTACGCACGCAATTGCGCAGCGATACGGGCGCTTGGGTGCCACTGCTGACCGTGGCCGAGGTGTCTGGTAGCTATGTTTCGGGGGCGATCAACCGGCTGAACGGGCAAACCGTCAACACCGTCTCAGCCACAATCGACCGCACATTAGCAGTGCCCGCCGAAGTTTGGCAGGCGGTGCAGGAACAATTGGTGCCGCAACTGGCCCTGGAATTTCCGTCAGTGAAAGTGTCGCCGGGCGGTGAATTGGCAGAGATGGGCGAGATCAGCGGCGGTCTGAAGCGCGCGCTAATGCTGTCGGCGGTGCTGATCTACGTCCTGATGGCCGTGCCGCTCAAATCCTATGTGCAGCCATTCATTATTCTCGCCATTGTGCCGTTCAGCTTTGTCGGCGCAGCGATCGGGCATCTGATCATGGGGTTGTCCTTGTCGTTGTTTTCCTTTTTCGGGATGCTGGCGCTGACAGGTGTGGTGGTTAACGACAGTCTCGTTCTGATCACGCGGTATAATCAAAACCGCGAAATAGGTATGGCGGTGAACGCGGCATTACATGATGCAGGTAAGGGCCGGTTTCAGGCGATTTTCCTGACCACAGCAACCACCGTTATCGGCCTGCTTCCGCTGCTTTCAGAAACCTCCGAGCAGGCACAATATCTGATCCCCGCAGCCGCATCGCTGGCTTACGGCGAGATTTTTGGAACCGCGCTGATGCTGATCCTCGTGCCGGTTCTGGTCGCCATTGTTGAAGATGCGAGAGCGGTATTCTGGCCCGCCCACCGCGTCAATTTTGCAAGACAGCAGTCGGAGCCGCACCAATGCTGA
- a CDS encoding ABC transporter six-transmembrane domain-containing protein → MLKDVPITIPALLAAFLWRIGLTWVLTFCETALIALIPLFIGFAIDGLLTKDTTALFQLVAAMAVLIAISVIRRAYDTRVFGTVRVEVGKAQAARIPDLPVSKLNARLAMGREMVDFLENDLPLVMAALVQLIISIIVLFAFDSVLALAGAGAVVTMLLIYALFHRQFYRLNGHLNQQAERQVGILETRKPQRLLLHLSRLRSVEVRLSDTESILYGAIFVVLLGLVVFNLWYATTSLPITSGTIFSIVSYSWEFVESALALPVTLQGWSRLSEITKRINSAK, encoded by the coding sequence ATGCTGAAAGATGTTCCAATCACCATTCCCGCCTTGCTCGCGGCCTTCCTTTGGCGCATCGGGCTCACATGGGTGCTGACGTTCTGCGAAACGGCCCTCATTGCCTTGATTCCACTTTTTATCGGGTTTGCAATCGACGGCTTACTGACAAAAGACACGACCGCTTTGTTCCAACTGGTCGCCGCGATGGCGGTCTTGATTGCAATCAGCGTTATCCGCCGCGCCTACGACACCCGCGTGTTCGGAACGGTTCGCGTTGAGGTGGGCAAGGCGCAGGCCGCTCGCATACCGGATCTGCCTGTCTCGAAACTGAACGCCCGGTTGGCCATGGGGCGCGAGATGGTGGATTTTCTGGAAAATGATTTACCACTGGTGATGGCCGCACTGGTCCAGCTCATTATCTCGATCATCGTGCTGTTTGCATTTGATAGCGTACTTGCCCTGGCCGGAGCAGGGGCCGTGGTTACGATGCTATTGATATATGCGCTGTTTCACCGTCAGTTCTATCGCCTGAACGGCCACCTGAACCAACAGGCCGAGCGGCAGGTCGGTATTCTTGAAACGCGCAAGCCGCAAAGACTGTTGTTGCATCTGTCGCGGCTACGCAGTGTCGAAGTGCGCCTGTCCGATACAGAATCCATCCTTTATGGTGCAATTTTCGTGGTTCTTTTGGGTCTTGTCGTTTTCAACCTGTGGTACGCGACCACGAGCCTACCAATCACCTCCGGCACAATCTTCTCCATCGTCAGCTATTCATGGGAGTTTGTTGAATCAGCGCTCGCCCTTCCGGTCACCTTACAGGGGTGGTCGCGACTGTCCGAGATCACCAAGAGGATCAATTCAGCCAAATAG
- a CDS encoding DUF2141 domain-containing protein, whose amino-acid sequence MLRNSLQLAVLSLCIGTFADRASAESGINLIVEGVRNEHRNILVLVFDNAAGFETLNYETVVDIAEIKAQSGSVRYTFGQLNEGPYAIFLFHDENGDDDLNTKGGRLLEGIGATGAPNRNDEPDFMGASVMPGNVTVRLHYDQ is encoded by the coding sequence ATGTTACGAAACTCCCTTCAACTCGCGGTGCTGTCACTTTGCATTGGAACTTTTGCAGACAGGGCCAGCGCTGAATCAGGGATAAATCTGATCGTCGAGGGCGTGCGCAATGAGCACCGCAATATTCTGGTTCTGGTTTTTGACAATGCTGCAGGTTTTGAAACCCTGAACTATGAAACCGTGGTAGATATAGCCGAGATCAAAGCTCAATCTGGCAGTGTGCGTTATACCTTTGGCCAATTGAACGAAGGTCCCTATGCGATCTTCCTGTTTCATGACGAAAACGGCGATGATGATCTCAACACCAAAGGTGGTCGATTACTCGAAGGGATTGGTGCCACTGGCGCACCGAACCGCAACGATGAACCGGATTTCATGGGGGCTTCTGTTATGCCGGGTAATGTCACCGTCCGCCTACATTACGACCAATAG
- the mnmH gene encoding tRNA 2-selenouridine(34) synthase MnmH, with translation MTPFTLTDLTDLQTLKADTIIDVRAPTEFAQDHIPGAINLPVLNDTERATVGTIYAQESPFNARKIGGALVAQNTAAHLRNALADKDGGWQPLVYCWRGGQRSGAFATILSQVGWRVQLLQGGYRSYRRAVVQILYDAPLPHRLMLIEGGTGTAKTALLHQLSQLGAQVLDLEAMADHRGSLFGAITTPQPAQRMFESRVARALTPLDPDKLTFIEAESSKIGQRIIPPSLWTRMGAAPRLQINAPLTARAQFLCRAYTDLTQNTEQLGSVIDLLRPYHAASQIAQWQTQAEAAEWQSLAASLIGEHYDPRYIRSAAAKDAPIAQIDMPNLEDETLAQTAKDLIARFT, from the coding sequence ATGACCCCCTTCACCCTGACGGACCTGACGGACCTGCAAACGCTGAAGGCGGATACCATCATCGACGTGCGCGCGCCCACAGAATTTGCGCAGGATCATATCCCCGGTGCCATCAACCTGCCCGTCCTGAATGATACCGAACGCGCTACCGTCGGCACAATCTACGCACAGGAAAGCCCGTTCAACGCCCGCAAGATCGGCGGCGCATTGGTGGCGCAAAACACCGCCGCCCATTTGCGAAACGCGCTGGCGGATAAGGACGGCGGCTGGCAGCCGCTGGTCTATTGCTGGCGTGGCGGGCAACGCTCAGGGGCATTTGCAACAATCCTCAGTCAAGTCGGCTGGCGGGTGCAATTGCTTCAGGGCGGCTATCGCAGCTACCGCCGCGCAGTGGTGCAGATCCTTTATGACGCGCCCCTGCCCCACCGGCTGATGCTGATCGAAGGGGGCACCGGCACCGCCAAAACCGCGCTTCTGCACCAGCTCTCACAGCTTGGCGCGCAGGTGCTGGATCTTGAGGCAATGGCCGACCACCGCGGTTCGCTGTTCGGGGCCATCACAACACCACAACCCGCCCAGCGCATGTTCGAAAGCCGCGTCGCCCGCGCACTCACCCCGCTGGACCCTGACAAGCTCACCTTTATCGAGGCGGAAAGCAGCAAGATCGGCCAGCGCATCATCCCGCCATCCCTCTGGACCCGCATGGGCGCTGCACCCCGCCTCCAGATCAACGCCCCGCTCACCGCCCGCGCCCAATTCCTGTGCCGCGCCTATACCGACCTGACCCAGAACACAGAGCAACTTGGCAGTGTGATTGACCTCTTGCGCCCCTATCACGCCGCCAGCCAGATCGCCCAATGGCAGACTCAGGCAGAGGCGGCGGAGTGGCAATCCCTCGCCGCCAGCCTGATCGGCGAACATTACGACCCGCGCTATATCAGATCCGCCGCCGCCAAAGATGCCCCTATTGCGCAAATCGACATGCCTAATCTTGAGGACGAAACGCTGGCCCAAACCGCCAAAGACCTGATCGCGCGGTTTACCTAA
- the selD gene encoding selenide, water dikinase SelD codes for MLNTVPYTRDLVLVGGGHAHALVLRAWGMDRLAGARVTVINPGSTAPYTGMLPGHVAGHYGRDDLEIDLVRLCRHAGARLILDKAVGIDRDRREVLLEGREPVAYDVASIDVGITAEMDLPGFAAHGIGAKPLDKYAARWRGFLARAVAGEVAPDVAVIGGGVAGCELAMAMAYALREAGVAPHVTVIEAGPQISGMGAAARRKILAAMAELGIELRLEARVMEVTADCVVLADQPAVPAALCVGAAGAFPHDWIAQTDLPQRDGFIEVGPDLRVSGDAALFAVGDCAVMPHAPRPKAGVFAVRAAPVLHHNLRAALSGGRRKTWQPQKYYLKLISLGSKSAMAENFGVSVKAPLLWRWKDRIDRKFMDRLGDLPAMARPAVTGEMATGVRDMLAAKPLCGGCGAKVGRGVLSGAVKGIAAAQGDVVTGAGDDAAVLRQPGGGFQVISADHLRALVEDPAQMARIAAVHALGDIWAMGAQPQVALAQIVLPQMSASLQERSLAEVTRAAEAVMQAAGAQLVGGHTTMGAELTIGFTVTGTRAQMPLTVSGAQEGDVLILTRPIGSGVILAADMAGQADGRDMAAALAVMGQPQHREALVLAEVANAMTDVTGFGLAGHVQAICAASGMDAVLWRDAVPVYAGARGLSDAGVSSSLMPSNRADAPVLGGDDPLLFDPQTAGGLLAAVPEGQVEAVLAQLAAQGCEGHKIGQLSRGSGNLTLR; via the coding sequence GTGTTGAATACTGTGCCCTATACGCGGGATCTGGTGTTGGTCGGGGGCGGGCATGCTCATGCTTTGGTGTTGCGGGCCTGGGGGATGGACCGGCTGGCCGGGGCAAGGGTGACGGTGATCAATCCGGGGTCGACGGCACCTTATACCGGGATGTTGCCGGGGCATGTGGCGGGGCATTACGGGCGGGATGATCTGGAGATTGATTTGGTACGCCTGTGCCGGCATGCGGGGGCACGGCTGATTTTGGACAAGGCGGTTGGTATTGACCGGGATCGGCGCGAGGTGCTGTTGGAAGGGCGCGAGCCGGTGGCATATGATGTGGCCTCGATTGATGTGGGGATCACGGCGGAAATGGATCTGCCGGGGTTTGCGGCACATGGGATCGGGGCCAAACCGCTGGATAAATATGCGGCGCGGTGGCGCGGGTTTCTGGCGCGTGCGGTGGCGGGAGAGGTTGCGCCGGATGTGGCGGTGATTGGCGGCGGTGTGGCGGGCTGTGAATTGGCGATGGCGATGGCATATGCTCTGCGTGAGGCCGGTGTGGCACCACATGTGACGGTGATTGAAGCGGGGCCGCAGATTTCTGGCATGGGGGCAGCGGCGCGGCGCAAGATACTGGCGGCGATGGCAGAGCTGGGAATCGAGCTGAGGCTTGAGGCGCGGGTCATGGAGGTGACGGCGGATTGCGTTGTTCTGGCGGATCAGCCGGCGGTGCCAGCCGCGCTTTGTGTGGGGGCGGCGGGGGCATTTCCGCATGACTGGATTGCGCAGACGGATTTGCCGCAGCGTGATGGGTTCATTGAGGTGGGGCCGGACCTGAGGGTGAGCGGGGATGCGGCGTTGTTTGCGGTGGGCGATTGCGCGGTAATGCCCCATGCGCCAAGGCCCAAAGCAGGGGTGTTTGCGGTGCGCGCGGCCCCGGTGTTGCATCACAATCTGCGCGCGGCCCTGAGCGGGGGCAGGCGCAAGACGTGGCAGCCGCAAAAATACTATCTGAAGCTGATTTCATTGGGCAGCAAATCCGCAATGGCTGAAAATTTCGGGGTGAGTGTGAAGGCACCCTTGCTATGGCGCTGGAAAGACCGGATTGACCGGAAGTTCATGGACCGGCTGGGGGACTTGCCGGCGATGGCAAGGCCGGCTGTGACCGGGGAGATGGCGACAGGGGTGCGCGACATGCTGGCGGCCAAGCCGCTTTGTGGTGGTTGTGGTGCAAAGGTCGGGCGTGGTGTCCTGTCCGGGGCGGTGAAAGGGATCGCCGCGGCGCAGGGTGATGTTGTGACCGGTGCGGGGGATGATGCGGCGGTATTGCGCCAGCCCGGTGGTGGGTTTCAGGTGATCAGCGCCGATCATTTGCGGGCATTGGTTGAGGATCCCGCGCAGATGGCGCGGATTGCGGCGGTGCATGCGCTGGGCGATATCTGGGCGATGGGGGCGCAGCCGCAGGTGGCGCTGGCGCAGATTGTGTTGCCGCAGATGTCTGCCTCCTTGCAAGAACGCAGTCTGGCCGAGGTGACACGTGCAGCCGAAGCGGTGATGCAGGCCGCCGGGGCGCAGCTGGTTGGCGGGCATACGACGATGGGGGCGGAACTGACCATCGGGTTTACGGTGACAGGCACGCGGGCTCAGATGCCGCTGACTGTGTCCGGAGCGCAGGAGGGAGATGTGTTGATCCTGACCCGGCCCATCGGCTCGGGGGTGATACTGGCGGCAGATATGGCAGGGCAGGCCGACGGGCGTGATATGGCGGCAGCATTGGCGGTGATGGGCCAGCCCCAGCATCGCGAGGCGTTGGTGTTGGCAGAAGTGGCCAATGCGATGACGGATGTGACCGGATTTGGTCTGGCAGGGCATGTGCAGGCGATCTGTGCCGCCTCGGGGATGGATGCGGTTTTGTGGCGCGATGCGGTGCCGGTTTACGCGGGCGCACGGGGGCTGTCGGATGCGGGGGTGTCGTCAAGTTTGATGCCATCGAACCGCGCTGATGCGCCGGTTCTGGGAGGGGATGATCCGCTGTTGTTTGATCCGCAGACGGCGGGCGGATTATTGGCAGCGGTGCCTGAGGGGCAAGTTGAAGCGGTTTTGGCGCAATTGGCTGCGCAGGGCTGTGAAGGCCACAAGATAGGGCAGTTGTCGCGGGGCAGCGGGAATTTAACCCTTAGGTAA
- a CDS encoding MarR family winged helix-turn-helix transcriptional regulator has product MADNFHVSFDAGELRKHPEVQTVEDVITFRLQRLVAIGERAGQDWSQRMFDLSLNEWRLLALVKGRAPARAGGLADVLLMDKSQTSRVTKSLLNKGLIRSFPDPDDGRAIALEPTEEGVVLYRRVFAEVMRSNERILDVLSIDEVQALDVILRKMTEHSSDLLEARLGRPLIR; this is encoded by the coding sequence ATGGCCGATAATTTTCACGTTTCCTTTGACGCTGGGGAGCTGCGCAAACACCCGGAAGTGCAGACCGTTGAGGATGTCATCACGTTTCGATTGCAGCGTTTGGTGGCGATCGGGGAACGGGCGGGCCAGGATTGGTCCCAGCGGATGTTCGATCTGAGTTTGAATGAATGGCGGTTGTTGGCGCTGGTCAAAGGGCGGGCACCGGCAAGGGCCGGCGGGTTGGCGGATGTCTTGTTGATGGATAAAAGTCAGACCAGCCGGGTGACGAAATCCTTATTGAACAAGGGGTTGATCCGCAGTTTTCCTGATCCTGACGACGGGCGGGCGATTGCGCTGGAACCCACTGAAGAGGGTGTTGTTCTGTATCGCCGGGTATTTGCCGAAGTCATGCGCAGCAATGAACGTATTCTCGACGTGTTGAGTATTGATGAGGTGCAGGCGCTTGATGTGATCCTGCGCAAAATGACCGAGCACAGCAGTGATCTGCTTGAGGCACGGTTGGGGCGGCCACTGATCCGCTAG
- a CDS encoding DEAD/DEAH box helicase, translating into MIQTIADALEAQGYETLTAVQQAVTDEALNDKDLLVSAQTGSGKTVAFGLAIAPTLLQDESRFGPASSPLALVIAPTRELAMQVARELSWLYAKAGAIVTTCVGGMDQRTERRALDRGAHVVVATPGRLCDHIKRGNIDLSALRAVILDEADEMLDMGFREELEFILSEAPEDRRTLLFSATVPAAIAKLAKSYQKDAQRIATVGETKQHADIEYRAMQVHPRDTENAIINVLRFYEAKNAIVFCNTRAAVARLTTKFTNRGFSVVALSGELSQSERTNALQALRDGRARVCIATDVAARGIDLPNLELVIHADLPSNADTLLHRSGRTGRAGRKGVSALIVPAKMKTKASRLLGWAKLTATWGPAPSAEEVNAADEERLLSDEAWSTSAPEDAAGFVASLIEKFSAEQLATAFVNLYRARASAPEDLTDPGTKDDRSRPSFGPSVWFSVSTGRTDGAEPRTLLPMLCNKGDLTKDDVGAIRVQQDHSFVEILASSADKFMNALGPDRVVEAGAIVTKLDKAPDLPRGRPDRGPRPDRGPRPDRGPKPPHRKSSYDPDAAAAPRKPRPAPANAPAGEARAEKPKFDKPKHKHADKPKGERPPKSHKTERSPMKPGATPRPKANGDAPAKPKAKAVWKKDGPKADGPRGAKPKGGKPFKAREESSGGAKTYKRATDPSKRFTPPNKIGKQGGKPKGKGGATTPRRGK; encoded by the coding sequence GTGATCCAGACAATCGCAGATGCGCTTGAAGCGCAAGGCTATGAGACCTTAACAGCCGTTCAACAAGCTGTCACCGACGAGGCGCTGAACGACAAGGACCTGTTGGTCTCGGCGCAAACCGGCTCGGGCAAAACAGTTGCCTTTGGCCTCGCCATCGCACCGACCCTCTTGCAGGACGAATCCCGTTTCGGGCCAGCCTCCTCACCCCTTGCATTAGTGATCGCGCCCACCCGCGAACTTGCCATGCAGGTCGCCCGCGAACTTAGCTGGCTCTACGCCAAGGCCGGGGCCATCGTGACGACCTGTGTCGGCGGCATGGACCAACGCACCGAACGCCGCGCCCTTGATCGTGGGGCCCATGTCGTTGTGGCCACACCGGGGCGCCTCTGTGACCACATCAAACGCGGCAATATCGACCTCAGCGCGTTGCGCGCCGTGATTCTGGACGAGGCGGACGAAATGCTCGACATGGGCTTTCGCGAAGAGCTGGAGTTCATCCTCTCCGAAGCCCCCGAAGACCGCCGCACCCTGTTGTTCTCCGCCACTGTGCCCGCCGCAATCGCAAAGCTGGCGAAATCCTACCAAAAAGATGCCCAGCGGATCGCAACCGTGGGCGAAACCAAACAACATGCCGACATCGAATACCGCGCTATGCAGGTGCATCCGCGTGATACCGAAAACGCCATCATCAATGTGCTGCGCTTTTACGAGGCCAAAAACGCCATCGTCTTTTGCAACACCCGTGCCGCAGTTGCCCGGCTGACGACCAAATTCACCAACCGAGGTTTCTCGGTTGTGGCCCTCTCCGGTGAATTGTCGCAATCCGAACGCACCAATGCGTTGCAGGCCCTGCGCGATGGTCGCGCCCGCGTCTGTATCGCCACTGATGTTGCCGCCCGTGGCATCGACCTGCCCAACCTCGAACTGGTGATCCACGCCGATCTGCCAAGCAATGCAGACACACTGCTGCACCGCTCGGGCCGTACCGGACGCGCCGGACGCAAAGGGGTCTCTGCCCTGATCGTACCCGCCAAAATGAAAACCAAGGCCAGCCGCCTGTTGGGCTGGGCTAAGCTCACGGCGACATGGGGCCCTGCCCCCTCTGCCGAAGAAGTAAACGCTGCGGATGAAGAGCGCCTGCTGTCGGATGAGGCATGGTCCACCTCCGCACCAGAAGATGCCGCCGGTTTTGTTGCCTCCCTGATCGAGAAATTCAGCGCCGAACAACTGGCCACCGCTTTCGTCAACCTTTACCGCGCGCGCGCTTCCGCCCCCGAGGATTTGACCGATCCGGGCACCAAGGACGACCGCTCGCGCCCCAGCTTTGGACCTTCGGTCTGGTTCTCGGTCTCAACCGGCCGCACCGATGGGGCCGAACCGCGCACCCTCTTGCCGATGCTCTGCAACAAGGGCGACCTGACCAAGGATGACGTCGGCGCGATCCGTGTGCAGCAGGATCACAGCTTTGTCGAAATCCTCGCGTCCTCAGCGGATAAATTCATGAACGCCCTCGGCCCGGATCGTGTGGTCGAAGCTGGCGCCATTGTCACCAAACTCGACAAGGCCCCCGATCTGCCCCGTGGTCGCCCGGACCGTGGGCCCCGCCCTGATCGCGGCCCCCGCCCCGACAGAGGCCCAAAACCGCCACATCGCAAGTCCAGCTATGATCCCGATGCCGCAGCGGCCCCGCGTAAACCGCGCCCTGCCCCTGCAAACGCCCCAGCGGGCGAGGCACGTGCGGAAAAGCCGAAATTCGACAAACCAAAACACAAACATGCGGATAAACCCAAAGGCGAACGCCCGCCCAAGTCTCACAAGACAGAGCGCAGCCCGATGAAACCCGGTGCTACCCCAAGGCCAAAGGCAAACGGGGACGCGCCTGCAAAACCAAAGGCCAAAGCGGTCTGGAAAAAGGACGGCCCCAAGGCGGACGGTCCACGCGGTGCAAAACCCAAAGGCGGCAAACCCTTCAAAGCCCGCGAGGAAAGCAGCGGCGGCGCGAAAACCTATAAACGCGCCACAGATCCATCCAAACGCTTTACCCCGCCCAACAAGATCGGCAAGCAGGGCGGAAAACCCAAAGGCAAAGGCGGTGCCACCACCCCGCGCCGGGGCAAGTAA